From Carettochelys insculpta isolate YL-2023 chromosome 3, ASM3395843v1, whole genome shotgun sequence, a single genomic window includes:
- the B3GNT2 gene encoding N-acetyllactosaminide beta-1,3-N-acetylglucosaminyltransferase 2: protein MIVGRRRLKLLGILMMVNFFIYVIVEVSKSGGQEKNTKGQVVIPSSKFWRKYTPHKAYWNKQQQKLELLYNPILTLLSNMTVEESLLSNASVLNSCDPDPSVTSEIKDFAKLPDRFKDFLFYLRCRNYSLLVDQPNKCKHKPFLLLAIKSLIPHFDRRQAIRESWGKEIKLGNITVVRVFLLGQTPPEDNFPDLSDMLKFESQTHQDILLWNYRDTFFNLTLKEVLFLKWVSSTCPDAQFIFKGDDDVFVNTHQILDYLKSLSKDKAQDLFIGDVIKDAGPHREKKLKYYIPESFYEGSYPPYAGGGGFLYSGNLALRLNNASDQVLLYPIDDVYTGMCLLKLGLAPEKHKGFKTFDIEEKHRNNICSYTNLMLVHSRKPQEMIKIWTHLQNPQLNC, encoded by the coding sequence ATGATTGTTGGACGCAGAAGACTAAAGCTGCTGGGAATTCTGATGATGGTAAACTTTTTTATTTATGTGATTGTGGAAGTCTCCAAAAGTGGTGGTCAAGAGAAAAATACAAAAGGACAAGTTGTAATACCCAGCAGCAAATTCTGGAGGAAATACACTCCTCACAAGGCCTATTGGAAcaaacagcagcagaagctggagctCTTGTACAACCCCATCTTGACCTTGCTTTCCAATATGACAGTGGAGGAATCCTTACTTTCTAATGCTAGCGTTCTGAATTCCTGTGACCCTGACCCATCGGTAACTTCAGAGATTAAAGACTTCGCAAAATTGCCAGACAGATTTaaagacttcttgttttatttaaGATGTAGAAATTATTCATTATTAGTGGATCAACCAAACAAGTGCAAACATAAACCTTTCCTGCTGCTGGCTATTAAGTCACTTATACCACATTTTGATAGAAGGCAAGCAATTAGGGAATCTTGGGGTAAAGAAATAAAATTGGGGAATATAACTGTTGTGAGGGTCTTTCTGTTGGGACAGACCCCTCCAGAAGATAACTTTCCTGACCTTTCAGATATGTTGAAATTTGAGAGTCAAACCCACCAAGACATTCTTCTTTGGAACTACAGAGACACGTTCTTCAATTTGACCCTGAAAGAGGTGCTGTTTCTTAAATGGGTCAGCAGCACATGTCCAGATGCCCAGTTTATTTTTAAGGGGGATGATGATGTTTTTGTGAATACTCATCAGATCCTGGATTACTTGAAGAGTTTATCAAAGGACAAAGCCCAAGACTTATTTATAGGTGATGTGATCAAAGATGCTGGACCTCAtcgggaaaaaaaattaaaatactacATTCCAGAAAGTTTTTATGAAGGTTCTTATCCTCCATATGCAGGAGGCGGGGGATTTCTGTACTCTGGTAATCTGGCATTAAGACTGAACAATGCATCTGACCAGGTCCTCCTCTATCCTATTGATGACGTATATACTGGAATGTGCCTTTTGAAGCTTGGGCTTGCACCGGAAAAACACAAAGGATTCAAAACATTTGATATTGAAGAGAAACACAGGAATAACATATGTTCCTACACAAACTTAATGTTAGTACATAGCAGAAAACCTCAAGAAATGATTAAGATTTGGACACACTTGCAGAATCCACAGTTAAATTGTTAA